In Flavobacterium sp. N3904, one DNA window encodes the following:
- a CDS encoding ATP-binding protein — translation MQKEIIVIIGGPGTGKSSIINSLVTQGYCCYPEISREVTLEAQKQGIEQLFLEDPLLFSQMLLDGRIKQFENALSETHRFVFIDRGIPDVVAYLDYIGDSYPEHFDLACRQNKYNKIFILPPWEEIYESDSERYENFEQAKTIYKHLTETYQKYGYTLIEVPKDSVDNRILYILDKI, via the coding sequence GTGCAGAAAGAAATTATTGTTATTATTGGTGGTCCCGGTACAGGAAAAAGTTCTATTATCAATAGTTTGGTAACCCAAGGCTATTGCTGTTATCCCGAAATCTCTCGCGAAGTGACTCTTGAGGCTCAAAAACAGGGGATTGAGCAATTGTTTCTGGAAGACCCGTTACTGTTTAGCCAGATGCTTCTTGATGGGCGAATCAAGCAATTTGAAAATGCTCTGAGTGAGACACATCGATTTGTTTTTATAGATCGTGGGATTCCCGATGTTGTGGCGTATTTGGATTATATTGGTGATTCGTATCCCGAACATTTTGACTTGGCTTGTCGCCAAAATAAGTACAATAAAATTTTTATTCTTCCGCCTTGGGAGGAAATTTACGAAAGCGATAGTGAGCGTTATGAAAATTTTGAACAGGCAAAAACCATTTACAAACACCTTACAGAAACGTATCAAAAATATGGCTATACACTAATTGAAGTGCCAAAAGATAGTGTAGATAACAGAATTCTTTATATATTAGATAAAATTTAG
- a CDS encoding DUF493 domain-containing protein gives MDKDKEKETAEFYERLKVELDNSNSWPAEYLFKFIVPTTEENIKKVEEAFDCMGAVIKTTKSKTGKFTSISVDLLVKDSQEIIDKYQEVSTIEGIVSL, from the coding sequence ATGGATAAAGATAAAGAAAAGGAAACCGCAGAATTTTACGAAAGATTGAAGGTAGAATTAGACAATAGTAATTCATGGCCTGCAGAATATTTGTTTAAATTCATAGTTCCCACAACCGAAGAAAATATCAAAAAAGTCGAAGAAGCTTTTGATTGCATGGGAGCGGTAATAAAAACAACAAAATCAAAAACCGGAAAATTTACCAGTATATCAGTAGATTTGTTGGTCAAAGATTCTCAAGAAATAATTGATAAGTATCAAGAAGTATCTACAATAGAAGGTATAGTTTCTCTATAA
- a CDS encoding DUF4290 domain-containing protein, which produces MVEKYKKEIANDVVFNLEYNSERAHLIIPEYGRHLQKLIDQATIIEDDVERNKAAKYIIQVMGSLNPHLRDVPDFQHKLWDQLFIMSDFKLVATSPYPIPSREVLQLKPDILKYPQNFPKYRYYGNNIKYMIDVANKWEEGEMKNALVKVIANHMKKSYLSWNKDTVKDDVIFEHLYELSDGKLNLIQSSEELLNTTDLLRTNKRISNKITPAGQPKIQSNKNTKTGKPKPFIKK; this is translated from the coding sequence ATGGTCGAAAAATATAAAAAAGAAATCGCAAATGATGTTGTTTTCAATCTAGAATATAATTCTGAAAGAGCACATTTAATCATTCCGGAATATGGTCGTCATTTACAAAAATTGATTGACCAAGCTACTATTATTGAAGATGATGTAGAACGCAACAAAGCTGCAAAATACATTATACAAGTAATGGGCAGTTTGAATCCTCATCTTCGGGATGTCCCTGATTTTCAACACAAATTGTGGGATCAACTATTCATCATGTCCGATTTTAAATTGGTGGCAACTTCGCCATATCCAATACCTTCCAGAGAAGTTTTGCAACTCAAACCGGATATTTTAAAATACCCTCAAAATTTTCCAAAATACAGGTATTACGGTAATAATATCAAATACATGATTGATGTTGCCAACAAATGGGAGGAGGGCGAAATGAAAAATGCATTGGTAAAAGTTATTGCCAATCACATGAAAAAATCCTATTTGAGTTGGAACAAAGACACTGTAAAAGACGATGTTATTTTCGAACATCTTTACGAGTTGTCAGACGGAAAATTGAATTTAATTCAAAGCAGTGAGGAATTATTGAACACTACTGATTTGTTGCGAACAAACAAAAGGATTTCAAACAAAATTACTCCTGCAGGACAACCGAAAATTCAAAGCAATAAAAATACCAAAACGGGAAAACCAAAACCGTTTATCAAGAAATAA
- the murA gene encoding UDP-N-acetylglucosamine 1-carboxyvinyltransferase, translating to MGIFKIEGGIRLKGDITPQGAKNEALQILCAVLLTPEKVTINNIPDIIDINKLITLLGNLGVKIEKIGSGSYTFQADEVNVGYLETEAFKKEGGSLRGSIMIVGPLLARFGKGYIPKPGGDKIGRRRLDTHFEGFINLGAKFRYNREDHFYGVEAPDGLVGADMLLDEASVTGTANIVMAAVLAKGRTTVYNAACEPYLQQLCKMLNSMGAKITGVGSNLLAIEGVEKLGGCEHRILPDMIEIGSWIGLAAMTRSEITIKDVSWDNLGVIPSTFRKLGITLERRGDDIYIPAHNDGYEVRTDIDGSILTIADAPWPGFTPDLLSIVLVVATQAKGDVLIHQKMFESRLFFVDKLIDMGAKIMLCDPHRAVVIGHDFKSVLKATTMSSPDIRAGISLLIAALSAKGTSIIQNIEQIDRGYERIDERLRAIGANIVREKQ from the coding sequence ATGGGAATTTTTAAAATTGAAGGAGGCATTCGTCTAAAAGGTGATATCACACCGCAAGGAGCCAAAAACGAAGCATTACAAATTTTGTGTGCAGTACTTTTGACGCCAGAGAAAGTAACAATCAATAATATTCCCGATATTATTGATATCAATAAACTGATAACACTGTTAGGAAATCTGGGTGTGAAAATTGAAAAAATTGGTTCTGGCTCTTATACTTTTCAGGCTGATGAAGTAAATGTTGGTTACCTAGAAACTGAAGCGTTCAAGAAAGAAGGAGGTTCGCTTCGTGGTTCAATTATGATTGTGGGACCATTATTGGCCCGTTTTGGTAAAGGATACATTCCAAAACCAGGAGGTGACAAAATTGGACGTAGAAGATTAGATACCCACTTTGAAGGATTTATTAACCTTGGAGCCAAATTTAGATACAACAGAGAAGATCATTTTTATGGAGTAGAGGCTCCTGATGGCCTTGTTGGAGCCGATATGTTACTTGACGAAGCATCGGTAACAGGAACTGCAAATATTGTAATGGCGGCCGTTTTAGCCAAAGGTAGAACTACGGTTTACAATGCAGCGTGCGAACCGTATTTGCAACAGCTTTGTAAAATGTTAAACTCAATGGGAGCCAAAATTACGGGTGTTGGTTCCAACTTATTAGCCATAGAAGGAGTTGAAAAATTAGGAGGATGCGAACACAGAATCCTTCCCGATATGATCGAAATAGGTTCTTGGATTGGTCTTGCGGCCATGACAAGAAGCGAAATTACAATCAAAGATGTAAGTTGGGACAATCTAGGGGTTATCCCAAGTACCTTTAGAAAATTAGGAATCACTCTCGAAAGAAGAGGCGACGATATTTATATTCCGGCACACAATGATGGATATGAAGTAAGAACAGACATTGATGGTTCTATACTAACAATAGCCGATGCACCTTGGCCAGGATTTACTCCCGATTTATTGAGTATTGTTTTGGTTGTAGCCACTCAAGCCAAAGGAGATGTTTTGATTCACCAAAAAATGTTTGAAAGCCGTTTGTTCTTTGTTGATAAATTGATTGATATGGGTGCAAAAATCATGTTATGTGATCCACACAGGGCTGTAGTAATTGGACATGATTTTAAATCAGTTCTAAAAGCAACCACTATGTCTTCACCAGATATTCGTGCGGGAATTTCATTATTAATTGCAGCACTTTCAGCAAAAGGAACCAGTATAATTCAAAATATTGAACAAATCGACCGTGGATACGAACGTATTGATGAGCGATTAAGAGCTATAGGAGCCAATATCGTTCGAGAAAAACAATAA
- a CDS encoding cation diffusion facilitator family transporter — MRDKANELTAIKATYFSIIGNTSMAIIKGLAGFFGNSYALIADAIESTTDIFASFLVLFGIKYSNRPADENHPYGHGRAEPLITFLVVGFLITSATIIGYESIINIQTPHNLPKSWTLYILGAIIVWKEYSFRLVMKRSKETNSSSLKADAWHHRSDALTSVAAFIGISIALILGKGYESADDWAALFAAGFILYNSYLIFRPALGEIMDEHLYDDLVEEIRKVSQHVEGVIDTEKCFIRKAGMKYHVDLHARVSGTISVKEGHDISHRLKDALQEEIPELGQVLIHIEPN; from the coding sequence ATGAGAGATAAAGCCAACGAGTTAACAGCAATAAAAGCTACCTATTTTAGTATTATCGGGAATACTTCTATGGCAATTATAAAAGGATTAGCTGGTTTTTTTGGAAATTCTTACGCATTAATTGCCGATGCCATAGAATCAACTACCGATATTTTTGCTTCCTTTTTGGTTTTATTTGGTATAAAATACTCCAATAGACCAGCAGATGAGAATCATCCTTACGGACATGGTCGTGCAGAACCGTTAATTACCTTTTTGGTAGTTGGTTTTTTAATTACTTCAGCAACAATTATTGGGTATGAAAGCATTATAAACATTCAAACACCTCATAATTTACCAAAATCATGGACACTTTATATACTGGGAGCTATCATCGTTTGGAAAGAATACTCCTTTCGATTAGTAATGAAAAGAAGCAAAGAAACCAATAGTTCTTCTCTCAAAGCCGATGCATGGCACCATAGAAGCGACGCATTAACATCTGTGGCAGCATTTATTGGAATTTCTATAGCTTTGATTTTAGGGAAAGGTTATGAATCTGCAGATGATTGGGCCGCACTTTTTGCTGCCGGATTTATTTTATATAATAGTTACCTTATTTTTAGACCGGCATTGGGTGAAATCATGGATGAACATTTGTATGATGATTTGGTCGAAGAAATTAGAAAAGTATCTCAGCATGTTGAAGGTGTAATTGATACTGAAAAATGTTTTATCCGAAAAGCTGGAATGAAATATCATGTTGATCTACATGCTCGGGTAAGTGGCACCATATCGGTGAAAGAAGGTCACGATATCTCGCATAGACTCAAAGATGCTTTACAAGAAGAAATTCCGGAATTAGGACAAGTTTTAATTCATATTGAGCCTAATTAA
- a CDS encoding DUF5686 and carboxypeptidase regulatory-like domain-containing protein translates to MRNAFLFFFLLTGLFGFAQIKGKITDEKGNPLPSVTIYEDNTYNGTTSNEQGYFELNTKKLGKHTIVFQFLGFKTQKKAIEINAFPYNLDIKLVEESFSLNEVVINPKDNPANKIIRNAIANKKGNIEKTARYKADFYSRGIFRIKDAPEKILGQKLDMFDEVLDSTRSGILYLSETVSKITFQKPDKMKETIIASKVSGNDNGFSFNNAASANFDFYDNYLTFDVNVISPIADNAFNYYKYKFEGSFYDDNNQQINKIKVTPKRNTEPAFEGYIYIVEDSWAIYAVDVNIKGEQIQNPFLTLLTIKQNFSFNTNTKIWVKNTQTIDFSAGMMGVNISGKFTYVYSNFEFEPKFDKKTFTKEVLSFQENANKKGDEFWNTIRPVPLTIEETTDYSKKDILQTKKKSQVYQDSIDKKSNKFGVFDIITGYTYKNTFQKWSANYEGVLTGINFNTVQGWKITTGFSYTKNDRENGKYTRFGADFDYGFSEDKFRVTGSFIHKFNNLNKSEIQLSGGSSIAQYNSSNPIGGILNSAFTLFFKDNYMKLYQRNFATFLYKREITNGIFLDAKVDYSENKPLFNTTDYSFSKKSKLYTSNNPLAPNDYTTAAFDAYSIVRGSLNAKINFGQKYWTRPDGKFNIPDDKFPTLYLGIEKGFAASEKQYEYDKIDARIFYEVKAGNKGTLALNMMGGKFFNADNIAFVDYKHFNGNQTYIGLSDRYLNVFNLMPYYSNSTNNSYFELHTEHNDKGYIMNKIPLLNKLQSTLVIGYHLLAVPKTSPYAEYSVGLDNLGFGKFKMFRLDYVRSYQNGYQNDGVIVGLKFLN, encoded by the coding sequence ATGAGAAATGCTTTTTTGTTCTTTTTTTTATTAACAGGCCTTTTTGGTTTTGCACAAATAAAAGGTAAAATAACCGACGAAAAAGGAAACCCATTACCTTCGGTAACGATATACGAAGACAATACCTATAATGGAACCACTTCCAACGAACAAGGATATTTTGAATTAAACACTAAAAAATTAGGAAAACATACGATTGTGTTTCAATTTTTAGGTTTTAAAACCCAAAAAAAAGCCATAGAAATAAACGCTTTCCCTTATAATTTGGATATAAAATTGGTTGAAGAAAGTTTTTCTTTAAATGAAGTTGTGATTAATCCTAAAGACAATCCTGCCAATAAAATTATAAGAAATGCTATTGCCAATAAAAAAGGGAACATCGAAAAAACCGCTCGCTACAAAGCCGATTTTTATTCCCGTGGTATTTTTAGAATTAAAGATGCACCAGAAAAGATTTTAGGGCAAAAACTGGATATGTTTGATGAAGTTCTCGATTCTACAAGAAGTGGTATTCTTTATTTATCTGAAACGGTTTCTAAAATCACTTTTCAAAAACCCGATAAAATGAAAGAAACCATTATCGCCTCCAAAGTTAGCGGAAATGATAATGGATTCAGTTTCAACAATGCAGCTTCGGCCAATTTTGACTTTTACGACAATTATTTAACATTTGATGTTAATGTAATTTCTCCAATCGCGGACAATGCTTTCAATTATTACAAATACAAATTTGAAGGCTCTTTCTATGATGACAACAACCAGCAAATCAACAAAATAAAAGTAACCCCAAAAAGAAATACAGAACCCGCTTTTGAAGGTTACATTTATATTGTAGAAGACAGCTGGGCCATTTATGCTGTTGATGTAAACATAAAAGGGGAACAAATACAAAATCCTTTTCTGACTTTACTGACAATCAAACAAAACTTCAGTTTCAATACAAACACCAAAATATGGGTAAAGAACACTCAAACAATTGATTTTTCTGCAGGGATGATGGGCGTTAATATTTCAGGGAAATTTACCTATGTGTATTCCAACTTTGAATTTGAACCGAAATTTGACAAAAAAACATTTACCAAAGAAGTATTGTCTTTTCAGGAAAATGCCAACAAAAAAGGAGATGAGTTCTGGAATACCATTCGACCAGTCCCATTGACTATTGAAGAAACCACAGATTATAGTAAGAAAGACATTTTACAAACCAAGAAAAAATCTCAAGTTTATCAAGATTCAATTGATAAAAAGAGCAATAAATTCGGTGTTTTTGATATTATTACCGGTTATACTTATAAGAACACTTTCCAAAAATGGTCTGCCAATTATGAGGGTGTATTAACGGGTATTAATTTTAATACTGTACAAGGTTGGAAAATCACAACTGGTTTTTCTTATACAAAAAACGACCGTGAAAATGGCAAATATACCCGTTTTGGTGCTGATTTTGATTATGGCTTTTCGGAAGATAAATTTAGAGTCACGGGTAGTTTCATTCACAAATTTAATAATCTAAATAAAAGTGAAATACAACTTTCTGGAGGAAGCAGCATTGCGCAATACAACAGTTCCAATCCTATTGGCGGAATTTTGAACTCGGCATTTACTTTGTTTTTCAAAGACAATTATATGAAATTGTATCAGCGCAATTTTGCAACATTTTTATATAAAAGAGAAATTACAAACGGCATATTCCTGGATGCCAAAGTGGATTATTCCGAAAACAAACCTTTATTCAATACTACTGATTACAGTTTTTCTAAGAAAAGTAAATTGTATACTTCCAATAATCCGTTGGCGCCAAATGATTATACGACAGCCGCTTTTGATGCTTATTCTATTGTGAGAGGCTCCTTAAATGCAAAAATTAATTTTGGTCAAAAATATTGGACACGCCCCGACGGTAAATTTAATATTCCAGATGACAAATTCCCCACTTTGTATTTAGGAATTGAAAAAGGATTTGCTGCAAGCGAAAAACAGTATGAGTATGACAAAATAGATGCCCGAATCTTTTATGAAGTAAAGGCAGGAAACAAAGGCACTCTAGCCTTGAATATGATGGGAGGCAAATTCTTTAATGCAGACAATATTGCCTTTGTAGATTACAAACATTTTAACGGGAACCAAACTTATATCGGGCTTTCTGATCGGTATTTGAATGTATTTAATTTAATGCCTTATTATTCTAATAGTACCAACAACAGCTATTTTGAACTGCATACAGAACACAATGACAAAGGCTATATTATGAATAAAATACCACTCTTAAACAAGTTGCAATCTACACTGGTTATTGGCTATCATTTATTGGCTGTTCCTAAGACAAGTCCGTATGCCGAATACAGTGTAGGATTAGACAATCTTGGTTTTGGGAAATTCAAGATGTTCCGTCTGGATTATGTTCGTTCCTACCAAAATGGATATCAAAATGATGGGGTGATTGTTGGCCTGAAATTTTTGAATTAA
- a CDS encoding type II 3-dehydroquinate dehydratase: MKIAIINGPNLNLLGKREPEVYGNQTFEDYFELLKNKFPQVNFIYYQSNIEGELIGKIQEFGYINDGIILNAGAYTHTSIGIGDAIKAITTPVIEVHISNTYARESFRHQSYISGNAKGVILGFGLKSYDLAIQSFL, encoded by the coding sequence ATGAAAATAGCCATCATAAATGGACCGAATTTAAACCTTTTGGGAAAAAGAGAACCTGAAGTTTACGGAAACCAAACATTCGAAGATTATTTTGAGCTTTTAAAAAACAAATTCCCCCAAGTTAATTTCATTTATTATCAAAGCAATATTGAAGGAGAATTAATTGGAAAAATTCAAGAATTTGGCTATATAAATGATGGAATAATCCTCAATGCAGGAGCTTATACCCACACATCTATTGGGATTGGAGATGCCATAAAAGCAATTACCACTCCAGTAATTGAAGTTCATATTTCAAATACGTATGCCCGCGAAAGCTTTAGACACCAATCTTATATTTCTGGAAATGCAAAAGGAGTAATACTAGGCTTTGGCCTGAAAAGTTATGATTTAGCTATTCAATCCTTTTTATAA
- a CDS encoding porin family protein, producing the protein MKKIILLLVTVFAFSYANAQDSEMRKATFSKGDMWIEGGIKLTTGDSSDDYFAFTPKVGYFLDKRFAVGGDFNISSVSYLPNANNLDQSNSYGIGVFARYYFLSLGNFKAYGEAGLGYNHTKLEYLNGTTNMNNGIKANIDLGLNYFFTPKWAATFTLANILSYNNANPENGPNSSDLEVNINLFNNIFAQPQFGLLYKW; encoded by the coding sequence ATGAAAAAAATTATTTTATTACTGGTAACAGTATTTGCTTTTAGTTATGCAAATGCTCAGGATTCTGAAATGCGTAAAGCTACGTTCTCTAAAGGGGATATGTGGATTGAAGGTGGTATTAAACTTACTACTGGCGACAGCAGTGATGATTATTTTGCTTTTACACCAAAAGTGGGTTATTTTTTGGATAAAAGATTTGCAGTTGGAGGTGATTTTAACATTTCTTCTGTTTCTTATTTGCCCAATGCAAACAATTTAGACCAATCAAATTCTTATGGAATTGGAGTTTTTGCAAGATATTATTTCTTGAGTTTAGGTAATTTTAAGGCTTATGGTGAAGCTGGTTTAGGCTATAATCATACAAAGCTGGAATATCTAAACGGGACTACCAATATGAATAACGGAATCAAAGCTAATATTGATTTAGGTTTGAATTATTTTTTCACACCAAAGTGGGCGGCAACGTTTACTTTGGCCAATATTTTAAGCTATAATAATGCTAATCCGGAAAACGGACCAAATTCAAGTGATCTTGAGGTGAATATTAATTTGTTTAACAACATTTTTGCACAACCTCAATTTGGATTATTGTACAAATGGTAG
- a CDS encoding porin family protein yields MKKQILTLITILIIAVGNAQEAKFGVKAGLNIATLSGDRYPDSQILPGFVIGGFAAVKLSEKFIFQPELLFSFQGTAYRNYYDQGYNDYYSQENMNLNYLLIPLMAKCYVAKKFSLEFGPQFGFLLAARTNSFNYTTIGDGAYDTNSVNIKDQFKTFDFGLNVGAGYDFTDKWGINLRYNFGLNNIAQNENTNYTSNNQVLSVTGSYKF; encoded by the coding sequence ATGAAAAAACAGATACTAACACTCATAACTATTTTAATTATTGCAGTTGGTAACGCTCAAGAAGCAAAATTTGGAGTAAAGGCGGGTTTGAATATAGCAACCCTTTCGGGAGATCGTTATCCGGATTCTCAAATTTTGCCTGGTTTTGTAATTGGTGGTTTTGCAGCTGTAAAACTTTCTGAGAAGTTTATTTTCCAACCCGAATTGCTTTTTTCTTTTCAGGGAACTGCTTATAGAAACTATTATGATCAAGGATATAATGATTATTATTCACAAGAGAATATGAATTTAAATTATCTTTTGATTCCTCTTATGGCAAAATGTTATGTGGCCAAAAAGTTTAGTTTGGAATTTGGCCCGCAGTTTGGTTTTTTATTAGCGGCCAGAACTAATTCTTTCAATTATACAACTATCGGAGATGGTGCTTATGATACCAATTCTGTAAATATAAAAGACCAATTCAAAACTTTTGATTTTGGACTGAACGTAGGAGCAGGATATGATTTTACAGATAAATGGGGAATAAATCTAAGGTATAATTTTGGCTTAAACAATATAGCTCAGAATGAAAACACAAATTATACTTCTAACAATCAGGTTTTATCTGTAACGGGCAGTTATAAATTCTAA
- the xerD gene encoding site-specific tyrosine recombinase XerD, whose amino-acid sequence MNWQSYIKSYQSYLKIERGLSKNTIDNYSFDIERLCVFLGENDIQVSPLAIKEEVVQQFIYSVSKEVNPRSQARIISGLKSFFSYLIFEDLRNDNPLELIEAPKTGRKLPDTLAVEEIDALIAAIDLSSNEGERNRALLETMYGCGLRVSELVALKISDLFFDEGFIKITGKGNKQRFVPVGDLTQKYIEIYKNNIRIHLNIQKGFEDTLFLNRRGKQLTRAMIFTIIKDLAVKINLNKSISPHTLRHSFATHLLENGADLRSIQLMLGHESITTTEIYVHLDRRYLTEVINAFHPRK is encoded by the coding sequence ATGAATTGGCAATCGTATATAAAAAGTTATCAGTCTTATCTTAAGATTGAAAGAGGTTTATCAAAAAATACCATTGATAATTATTCTTTTGATATTGAGCGGTTATGCGTTTTTTTGGGAGAAAATGATATACAGGTTTCTCCTTTAGCTATTAAGGAAGAAGTTGTGCAACAATTTATTTATAGTGTGTCAAAGGAAGTAAATCCCAGATCGCAAGCCAGAATAATTTCAGGGTTAAAAAGTTTTTTTTCGTATTTGATATTTGAAGATTTAAGAAATGACAATCCCTTAGAATTAATAGAAGCTCCCAAAACCGGACGGAAATTACCCGATACATTGGCTGTGGAAGAAATTGATGCGCTTATTGCGGCAATTGATTTGAGTTCGAATGAAGGAGAACGAAATCGGGCTTTACTTGAAACTATGTATGGATGCGGACTTCGAGTTTCTGAACTTGTAGCTTTAAAAATATCAGATTTGTTTTTTGATGAAGGTTTTATCAAAATAACAGGAAAGGGAAACAAGCAACGATTTGTTCCCGTTGGGGATTTAACTCAAAAATATATTGAAATTTATAAAAATAACATTCGAATACATCTAAATATCCAAAAAGGATTTGAAGATACTTTGTTTCTTAATCGAAGAGGGAAACAATTGACTCGAGCTATGATTTTTACAATAATCAAAGATTTGGCAGTCAAAATAAATTTAAATAAAAGCATAAGTCCTCATACACTCAGGCATTCTTTTGCAACACATCTTTTAGAAAATGGCGCCGATTTGCGTTCCATTCAATTGATGCTCGGACACGAATCGATTACAACAACAGAAATATACGTTCATTTGGACAGAAGGTATTTGACAGAAGTGATAAATGCCTTTCATCCAAGGAAGTAA
- a CDS encoding PAS domain-containing sensor histidine kinase: protein MIFTANKNPKDLNKLYESLIKQLPNIIFQIRVDTQRQIAVDFLSKPIEFLNEFSFNEFLEDSYKLSNYKIYEPDLKFFIESYEKALTSNEKWEIDFRLLLPESGYKWLRIDATPKKNENDEIIFYGLISDITIVKEQEIRIRVADERYHFAVQASDRGVWDWDLITNKVYYSSESMKILELTDSDLVAAPEEWDERVHPDDREEYYGNINLHFDNKIPFYETCHRVLCSGKYKWILDRGKVIERDVDGKPLRIVGTHTDISEQKEKEIELGKMLEIVNTQNNKLLNFAHIVSHNLRTHSGNIKSLLDLHRETLLSDADTLTNIQIVSDELFSTIENLNDLVSIYAERENKMQQLNMNSFIDKVLDVLRESLKLKEIQVLNYVPSSIQVDCLPAYLESILLNLVTNAIKYSDPKKEPKIIFTTEINENFVVLNVKDNGLGIDLNMHKDSIFGLYKTFHKNNDARGVGLYLTKNQIENMGGKIEVESTLNFGTTFKLYFKKG from the coding sequence ATGATCTTTACAGCTAATAAAAATCCAAAAGACTTAAATAAATTATATGAAAGTTTAATTAAACAACTTCCGAATATAATTTTTCAGATACGAGTTGATACTCAACGGCAAATTGCAGTAGATTTTTTAAGCAAGCCAATAGAATTTTTAAATGAGTTTTCTTTTAATGAATTTCTGGAAGACTCCTATAAATTGTCAAATTATAAAATCTACGAACCGGATTTAAAATTTTTTATAGAATCGTATGAAAAAGCATTAACCAGTAATGAAAAATGGGAGATAGATTTTAGGCTTCTTTTGCCCGAAAGTGGATATAAGTGGCTACGAATTGATGCAACGCCTAAAAAAAATGAAAATGATGAAATTATTTTTTACGGTCTAATTTCTGATATTACGATTGTAAAAGAGCAAGAAATTAGAATAAGAGTTGCTGATGAAAGATATCATTTTGCGGTTCAAGCATCAGATAGAGGCGTTTGGGATTGGGACTTAATTACAAATAAAGTATATTATTCATCCGAATCCATGAAAATTCTGGAACTTACCGATTCAGATTTAGTCGCTGCTCCAGAAGAGTGGGATGAAAGAGTACACCCAGATGATAGAGAAGAGTATTATGGAAATATTAACTTGCATTTTGACAATAAAATTCCGTTTTATGAAACCTGTCATCGTGTTTTATGTTCTGGAAAGTATAAATGGATTCTGGATAGAGGTAAAGTTATTGAAAGGGATGTCGATGGAAAACCATTGCGTATCGTAGGAACCCACACAGATATTTCAGAACAAAAAGAAAAAGAAATTGAATTAGGAAAAATGCTTGAAATAGTAAATACCCAAAACAATAAGCTGTTGAATTTTGCCCATATTGTTTCACATAATTTACGAACGCATAGTGGGAATATAAAATCTTTATTGGATTTGCATAGGGAAACGCTTTTGTCGGATGCTGACACATTAACCAATATTCAAATTGTTTCGGATGAATTATTTTCGACCATTGAAAATTTAAATGATTTGGTTAGCATTTATGCCGAGAGAGAAAATAAAATGCAACAATTGAATATGAATAGTTTTATTGATAAAGTATTGGATGTTTTACGGGAATCCTTAAAACTAAAAGAAATTCAGGTTTTAAATTATGTTCCAAGTTCTATTCAGGTGGATTGTTTGCCCGCTTATTTAGAAAGTATATTGTTGAATCTGGTTACCAATGCAATTAAATATTCGGATCCCAAAAAAGAACCAAAAATCATTTTTACAACAGAAATAAATGAAAACTTTGTTGTTTTAAATGTGAAAGATAATGGTTTGGGGATTGATTTAAATATGCATAAGGATTCCATTTTTGGCTTGTATAAAACTTTTCACAAAAACAATGATGCTAGGGGAGTAGGCTTATATTTAACCAAAAATCAAATCGAAAATATGGGCGGAAAAATTGAAGTTGAAAGTACGTTAAATTTTGGAACGACCTTTAAGCTTTATTTTAAAAAAGGGTAA